A DNA window from Halorubrum sp. DM2 contains the following coding sequences:
- a CDS encoding DUF5779 family protein, whose protein sequence is MSDWDLDLRDAEEKMDEAFAAGGDVVLGVLDGTTDPEEWVRSVDYGNTLVLSIAGDLNELAAPFARDVKDMDGELMHFRGFLVVTPPGVSIDADRLSDSGGDGEERTGADESGETDDGDEIDDGDEIDDGDEIDDGEA, encoded by the coding sequence GGAGAAGATGGACGAGGCGTTCGCGGCCGGCGGTGACGTCGTCCTCGGCGTCTTGGACGGCACGACCGACCCGGAGGAGTGGGTCCGCAGCGTCGACTACGGGAACACGCTGGTGTTGTCGATAGCGGGCGACCTCAACGAGCTGGCCGCCCCCTTCGCGCGCGACGTGAAGGACATGGACGGAGAGCTGATGCACTTCCGGGGGTTCCTCGTCGTGACGCCGCCCGGCGTGAGCATCGACGCCGACCGGCTGAGCGACTCCGGCGGGGACGGCGAGGAACGCACCGGAGCGGACGAATCCGGCGAGACCGACGACGGCGACGAAATCGACGACGGCGACGAAATCGACGACGGCGACGAAATCGACGACGGAGAGGCCTGA